One genomic region from Shewanella aestuarii encodes:
- a CDS encoding anaerobic C4-dicarboxylate transporter, producing MVSIELLVVLVAIFIGARIGGIGIGFAGGFGVLVLTLGLGMTPGTIPIDVILIIMSVIAAIAAMQVAGGLQFLVNIAERVLRKNPKQVTFLAPIVTYTMTLFAGTGHTAFSTLPVIAEVAKEQGIRPSRPLSIAVVASQIAITASPISAAVVLMSGMLESKGVGYISLLMICIPATFIACMIGAFVAQFMGKELQDDPVYQDRLAHGLVSKRDSTNTELPAGAKRSVIVFLVAIVAVVFYATAISDAVGLIDNPTLPRNEAIMVFMLTAATAITLFCKIDTAEVLNAATFKSGMSACICVLGVAWLGDTFVAGHLEEIKALSGGLLEEHSWMLAIILFLASMLLYSQAATTAALMPSAFMLGVSPEAAIASFAAVSALFVLPTYPTLLAAVEMDDTGSTRIGHWVFNHPFVIPGVVSIVSSVIIGFVLAEMIL from the coding sequence ATGGTATCAATTGAGTTACTGGTGGTATTGGTTGCCATCTTTATCGGTGCACGAATTGGCGGCATTGGAATTGGCTTTGCTGGTGGCTTTGGTGTGTTGGTGTTAACGCTTGGCTTAGGGATGACACCGGGCACCATTCCAATTGATGTGATCCTGATCATCATGTCTGTTATTGCAGCTATTGCGGCCATGCAAGTGGCTGGTGGCTTGCAGTTTTTGGTCAATATTGCAGAACGTGTTTTGCGTAAAAACCCAAAGCAGGTAACTTTTTTAGCGCCGATTGTCACTTATACCATGACATTGTTTGCCGGTACGGGACACACTGCGTTTTCTACCTTACCCGTTATTGCTGAGGTGGCCAAAGAGCAAGGGATTCGTCCCTCGCGCCCATTAAGTATTGCGGTTGTTGCCTCTCAAATTGCGATTACAGCCTCACCTATTTCAGCTGCGGTGGTGCTAATGAGCGGCATGCTTGAAAGCAAAGGCGTGGGCTATATCAGTTTATTGATGATTTGTATTCCCGCTACTTTTATTGCTTGTATGATTGGTGCGTTTGTTGCCCAATTTATGGGCAAAGAGTTGCAAGATGATCCTGTTTATCAAGACCGTTTAGCCCACGGGTTAGTAAGCAAGCGCGACAGCACTAACACTGAGTTACCTGCAGGGGCTAAGCGCTCGGTGATAGTGTTTTTGGTGGCGATTGTGGCGGTGGTGTTTTATGCAACCGCGATAAGTGATGCTGTCGGCCTGATTGATAATCCAACATTGCCACGCAATGAAGCCATTATGGTGTTTATGTTAACGGCAGCAACGGCGATTACCCTGTTTTGTAAGATTGATACAGCCGAGGTGCTTAATGCCGCGACGTTTAAGTCGGGGATGAGTGCCTGTATTTGTGTCTTGGGCGTAGCCTGGCTAGGTGACACTTTTGTTGCAGGTCATTTAGAAGAAATTAAAGCGTTATCGGGTGGTTTGCTAGAAGAGCACTCGTGGATGTTGGCGATTATTTTGTTTTTAGCAAGCATGTTGCTGTATTCACAAGCAGCAACGACCGCGGCGTTAATGCCATCGGCCTTTATGCTTGGGGTGAGTCCTGAGGCGGCTATAGCATCTTTTGCTGCGGTTAGTGCTTTATTTGTATTGCCAACTTACCCCACCTTGCTGGCGGCAGTTGAAATGGATGACACAGGATCAACCCGTATTGGCCATTGGGTATTTAATCATCCTTTTGTGATACCCGGTGTGGTGTCGATTGTGAGCTCAGTGATAATCGGATTTGTGCTGGCTGAGATGATTTTGTAA
- a CDS encoding TIGR00645 family protein produces the protein MEQVFEKLMYASRWIMAPIYLGLSLVLLALGIKFFQEIFHILPMILEMKEVDLILITLSLIDITLVGGLLVMVMFSGYENFVSQLDVGEDNEKLSWLGKMDSGSLKNKVAASIVAISSIHLLKVFMNAENIDNDKIMWYLLIHITFVLSAFAMGYLDKISRTK, from the coding sequence ATGGAACAAGTGTTTGAAAAATTAATGTATGCATCACGCTGGATCATGGCACCTATTTATTTAGGCCTAAGCCTTGTCTTATTGGCGCTAGGTATCAAATTCTTTCAAGAGATTTTTCACATCCTACCCATGATCCTAGAAATGAAAGAAGTTGACCTGATCCTTATTACCTTATCACTAATCGATATTACGTTAGTGGGTGGTCTTTTGGTGATGGTGATGTTTTCAGGCTATGAAAACTTCGTCTCACAGCTTGATGTGGGTGAAGACAATGAAAAACTCAGCTGGCTAGGCAAAATGGATTCTGGTTCATTAAAAAACAAGGTGGCAGCGTCCATTGTGGCCATATCGTCAATTCATCTACTTAAAGTGTTTATGAATGCCGAAAATATCGATAACGACAAAATCATGTGGTACTTACTTATCCACATCACCTTTGTATTATCAGCCTTTGCGATGGGCTACTTGGATAAAATTAGCCGCACAAAATAG
- a CDS encoding MFS transporter has translation MSNITSESALSSIATPVIGLTFFAVASGFLMSLIPLSLAYFAISESLAPWLASVFYFGLLIGATCIQRVIKLMGHRRAFILFLTLVALTVVVMLLLPNGLIWLAARFVAGLAIAGVFVVVESWLLMADCPKKRAKRLGLYMIALYGGSAAGQLAISVFGTQGMVPYMAVLMLLFLATLAPLLLKGGQPISHELQTINRKELKLINRPAIMGCVVSGLLLGPIYGLLPLYLSQATAFSQHTGLLMASVILGGMAVQPFASALSTRMSKSLLMAVFCLLGCVAVVGLLESSSLMLMALSLLLLGASSFALYPVAITLASDTMPVEKMVSVTELMLLCYSVGSVLGPLMATSFSDASDALVVYLGVCLTATSIYMLIKSAASISSGQKPITG, from the coding sequence TTGTCAAATATCACCTCTGAAAGTGCACTAAGCAGTATTGCTACGCCAGTTATTGGCTTAACTTTTTTTGCTGTAGCCTCTGGCTTTTTAATGAGCCTTATTCCGTTATCTTTAGCTTATTTTGCTATTAGTGAGTCATTAGCACCTTGGTTAGCCAGCGTGTTTTATTTTGGCCTGTTAATTGGTGCAACTTGTATTCAACGGGTAATAAAGCTTATGGGGCATCGACGGGCATTTATTTTGTTTTTAACTCTGGTGGCGTTAACCGTTGTTGTCATGCTGTTATTGCCTAATGGTCTTATATGGTTGGCGGCTAGATTTGTTGCGGGTTTAGCCATTGCTGGGGTTTTTGTGGTGGTAGAGTCGTGGTTGTTAATGGCCGATTGCCCTAAAAAGCGTGCCAAGCGTCTTGGACTTTATATGATCGCGCTTTATGGCGGCAGTGCTGCAGGACAGCTGGCTATTTCAGTGTTTGGCACCCAAGGCATGGTGCCGTATATGGCAGTATTAATGTTGTTATTTTTAGCGACATTAGCGCCTTTATTGCTAAAAGGCGGCCAACCCATTAGTCATGAATTACAAACCATTAATCGTAAAGAGCTTAAGCTGATTAATCGTCCAGCGATTATGGGCTGTGTTGTATCAGGGTTATTATTAGGTCCTATTTACGGGCTTTTACCCTTGTATTTATCGCAAGCCACGGCCTTTTCTCAACACACAGGGCTATTGATGGCCAGTGTGATTTTAGGGGGGATGGCTGTGCAACCATTTGCAAGTGCGCTTTCAACCCGCATGAGTAAAAGCTTGTTAATGGCGGTTTTTTGTTTGCTGGGATGTGTGGCGGTAGTGGGCTTGCTTGAGTCATCAAGCTTAATGTTAATGGCGCTGAGTTTATTGCTGTTAGGTGCCAGCAGTTTTGCTCTGTATCCGGTCGCCATAACCTTGGCTTCAGATACTATGCCTGTCGAAAAAATGGTGTCAGTGACCGAGCTTATGCTGTTGTGTTATAGCGTTGGCTCGGTATTAGGGCCATTAATGGCAACCTCATTTAGCGATGCCAGTGATGCGCTGGTGGTTTATCTAGGTGTGTGTTTAACCGCAACCAGTATTTATATGCTGATAAAAAGTGCAGCGTCTATTTCTTCAGGACAAAAGCCTATTACGGGTTAA
- a CDS encoding NAD(P)H-hydrate dehydratase: MATYPAVLSAKTVREAEQLWALTHGGSTWPLMVSAATSFVHRYQAAFNIRQPILVVAGQGNNGGDGYYIAKLLQQAGKPVLVFAPFGLPKQGLDAAQAMHEYLAEGGKIYATQAELTQAFVGLQTLSYQFSPTAKITYPVVIDALLGSGLARPLSQAGIDIINFINSNAQQVYAVDVPSGLDADTGQPMPVCVKATATHSFIAYKPGLLTANGPANCGELSLDSLGVETDVVLATDDKASSAAPKTSRWQYDPSFTRLPCRFGNTHKSCHGNVSVIAGIGNMAGAAIIASRAALHAGAGRVYLQCDPSHFAASLAQSPEIMFADNIHSVLASKAVLVVGPGLGRSEHARRVMTSILDPMHCNRQGLGVLDADALRYLAKHQQTVANWVITPHEAEAADLLGISAAEVTANRLVAALALYEKYQAVVVLKGAGTIVAHQAGVNFCHAGTPAMATPGMGDCLAGMIAALIAQGLSAVDAAITAVNWHASVGYQLAQTQRVVLASDICQQLKLTPL; the protein is encoded by the coding sequence ATGGCGACTTATCCAGCGGTTTTATCAGCAAAGACGGTTCGAGAAGCTGAACAGCTGTGGGCGTTAACCCATGGTGGTAGCACTTGGCCGCTGATGGTTAGTGCTGCCACTAGTTTTGTGCATCGCTATCAAGCCGCCTTTAATATCAGGCAGCCGATCCTTGTTGTCGCTGGTCAGGGCAATAATGGCGGCGATGGGTATTATATTGCTAAATTATTGCAACAAGCGGGTAAGCCAGTCTTAGTTTTTGCTCCTTTTGGCCTGCCCAAACAAGGCTTAGATGCTGCTCAAGCTATGCATGAGTACCTTGCTGAGGGTGGCAAGATATATGCTACTCAAGCTGAGTTAACTCAGGCTTTTGTTGGTTTACAGACTCTTTCTTATCAGTTTTCCCCTACAGCCAAAATAACCTACCCAGTGGTTATTGATGCACTATTAGGTAGTGGTTTAGCCCGACCGTTGTCGCAGGCGGGTATCGACATAATCAATTTTATTAACTCGAATGCTCAGCAGGTGTATGCCGTTGATGTCCCCAGTGGCTTAGATGCCGATACGGGGCAGCCAATGCCTGTTTGCGTGAAAGCCACTGCAACCCATAGTTTTATTGCCTACAAACCCGGTTTACTGACGGCAAATGGCCCTGCAAATTGCGGTGAATTGTCGTTAGATAGTTTAGGGGTTGAGACCGATGTTGTTTTGGCTACTGACGATAAAGCAAGTAGTGCTGCGCCGAAGACAAGCCGTTGGCAATATGATCCCAGTTTTACTCGTCTGCCTTGTCGTTTTGGCAATACCCATAAAAGTTGCCATGGCAATGTCAGTGTTATTGCGGGAATAGGCAATATGGCGGGCGCGGCGATAATTGCTAGCCGAGCGGCCCTGCATGCGGGAGCAGGACGGGTGTATTTGCAATGTGACCCCAGTCATTTTGCTGCGTCTTTAGCCCAATCGCCTGAGATTATGTTTGCTGACAACATTCATAGTGTATTAGCGAGTAAGGCGGTTTTGGTAGTGGGGCCGGGCCTTGGGCGTAGCGAACATGCGCGAAGGGTGATGACAAGCATACTTGATCCTATGCACTGCAATCGGCAAGGTTTAGGTGTGTTAGATGCCGACGCATTGCGTTATCTGGCTAAGCACCAGCAAACCGTTGCCAATTGGGTAATCACCCCACATGAAGCTGAAGCGGCTGATTTATTAGGCATTTCCGCTGCCGAAGTGACGGCTAATCGGCTTGTGGCTGCGCTGGCGTTATATGAAAAATATCAAGCTGTGGTGGTGTTAAAAGGCGCAGGCACCATAGTGGCGCATCAAGCGGGCGTTAACTTTTGTCATGCGGGAACACCTGCTATGGCAACACCGGGAATGGGCGATTGTTTAGCTGGCATGATTGCGGCACTGATTGCCCAAGGTTTGTCAGCTGTCGACGCTGCGATTACCGCTGTTAATTGGCATGCATCAGTGGGTTATCAACTTGCGCAAACTCAGCGGGTTGTACTGGCGAGTGATATTTGCCAGCAACTGAAACTCACCCCACTTTAA
- a CDS encoding SulP family inorganic anion transporter has product MFKERFKDVNLKGDLFGGVTTAIISLPLALAFGVASGAGAEAGLWGAILVGFFAALFGGSSTLISEPTGPMTVIMTAILTTMVAKYPESGMAISFTVVMMAGGFQFLIGTLKLGKYVTLMPYSVVSGFMSGIGVILIILQLSPLLGHAAPSGGVIGTLSALPDLLTNIKLSELLLGLLTLATLFLFPKKYRKYVPAQLVALVAITLISVIFFDTESIRRIGEIPAGLPSLVIPHINADIFMTMVIDALVLGTLGCIDTLLTAVIGDSLTRKEHDSDKELRGQGIANMISGLFGALPGAGATMGTVTNIQVGARSPVSGITRAVVLALVVLVAGGLTEPIPMAVLAGIAVYVGFNILDWSFIQRAHKVSVQAMAVMYGVMILTVFVDLIIAVGLGVFISNILIIERLSREQARQVKAISDTDQNVVPLTQSERGLLDQANGKVLFFYLSGPMIFSVSKAISRQHTSIADYEAMILDLTDVPMIDVTVGLALENAIKDAQDANCEVFLLCPNLHTKEQLQKFHVIDSLPIENTFLFRYEALQAALKHVNTKTESNLLT; this is encoded by the coding sequence TTGTTCAAAGAACGCTTTAAGGATGTCAATCTCAAAGGAGATTTGTTTGGGGGTGTCACCACCGCAATTATTTCCTTACCTTTGGCTCTGGCATTTGGTGTTGCCTCTGGTGCCGGTGCAGAAGCTGGTCTCTGGGGTGCTATTTTAGTTGGTTTTTTTGCGGCTTTATTTGGTGGCTCATCTACCTTGATCTCTGAGCCTACCGGGCCGATGACAGTGATCATGACCGCCATTTTAACCACCATGGTAGCTAAATACCCTGAGTCTGGTATGGCGATATCCTTTACCGTTGTCATGATGGCCGGTGGCTTCCAGTTTTTAATTGGCACCTTAAAGTTAGGAAAATATGTCACTTTAATGCCATACAGTGTGGTATCAGGTTTTATGTCTGGTATCGGGGTGATTTTAATCATCTTGCAGCTATCACCACTATTAGGCCATGCCGCGCCCTCAGGTGGGGTCATCGGCACCTTATCTGCCCTACCAGATCTTCTGACAAACATTAAATTGAGTGAGCTATTATTGGGTTTGCTCACCTTAGCCACCTTGTTTTTATTTCCAAAAAAATACCGTAAATATGTACCTGCTCAGCTTGTTGCCTTAGTGGCAATCACTCTTATCTCGGTCATTTTTTTCGACACAGAAAGCATTCGCCGCATAGGTGAAATTCCTGCGGGCTTACCGTCTCTGGTGATTCCTCATATTAACGCTGACATCTTTATGACCATGGTGATTGACGCACTCGTATTAGGCACCCTAGGTTGTATCGACACCCTCCTTACTGCGGTAATTGGCGACTCTCTCACCCGTAAAGAACATGACTCAGATAAAGAGTTACGTGGTCAGGGGATAGCTAACATGATTTCAGGTTTATTTGGTGCGCTTCCGGGTGCTGGTGCCACTATGGGTACAGTCACCAATATTCAGGTAGGGGCTCGATCACCTGTATCAGGTATTACCCGCGCAGTGGTACTGGCGTTAGTGGTGCTTGTTGCCGGAGGCTTAACCGAACCCATCCCAATGGCGGTATTAGCGGGTATTGCGGTTTATGTCGGCTTTAACATTCTTGACTGGAGCTTTATCCAACGGGCTCATAAAGTCAGTGTTCAAGCTATGGCCGTTATGTATGGAGTAATGATATTAACAGTATTTGTTGATTTAATTATCGCAGTAGGCCTTGGGGTGTTTATTTCTAACATCTTGATTATTGAACGCTTGAGTCGAGAACAAGCTCGACAGGTCAAAGCCATCAGTGACACAGACCAAAACGTAGTTCCGTTAACGCAAAGCGAACGCGGCTTACTCGATCAAGCTAATGGCAAAGTGTTGTTTTTCTATCTATCTGGGCCGATGATTTTTAGTGTGTCGAAAGCCATTTCACGCCAACACACCAGTATTGCCGATTATGAAGCAATGATCCTCGACTTAACCGACGTGCCTATGATTGATGTCACTGTAGGATTAGCACTAGAAAATGCCATTAAAGATGCCCAAGATGCTAATTGTGAAGTGTTTTTACTTTGCCCGAATCTACACACAAAAGAGCAACTGCAAAAGTTTCATGTGATAGATTCATTACCCATAGAGAACACCTTTTTGTTCCGTTATGAAGCATTGCAAGCCGCACTTAAGCACGTTAACACTAAAACCGAATCAAACCTGCTAACCTGA
- a CDS encoding ammonium transporter, with the protein MNNISDAIGVIAQSADTLFILLGAIMVLAMHAGFAFLEVGTVRHKNQVNALVKILTDFAFSAVAYFVIGYQIAYGSHFFLSAEALTANHGYDLVKFFFLLTFAAAIPAIVSGGIAERGSFRPFLFASALIVAFVYPFFEGMIWNGNFGFQAWLNESFGAEFHDFAGSVVVHGMGGWLALVAIYLLGSRRGRKPGVAFAPSNIPFLALGSWVLIVGWFGFNVMSAQTLDGISGLVAVNSLMAMVGGTIIALIVGKNDPGFIHNGPLAGLVAVCAGSDLMHPVGAFVVGAVAGGLFVFVFTQLQRNSKIDDVLGVWPLHGLCGVWGGIAAGIFGQQTLGGLGGVSLMSQVVGTVAGVAVALIGGIIVYGVVNKIASLRLGQEEEFIGADLSIHKIGSTNSDK; encoded by the coding sequence ATGAACAACATTAGTGATGCAATTGGTGTGATTGCACAAAGTGCGGACACCTTGTTTATCTTACTTGGTGCAATTATGGTGCTGGCAATGCATGCCGGTTTTGCATTTTTAGAAGTGGGGACAGTAAGGCATAAAAACCAAGTCAATGCGCTGGTGAAAATTCTAACGGATTTTGCCTTTTCGGCGGTGGCCTATTTTGTGATTGGTTACCAAATCGCGTATGGCAGCCATTTCTTCCTTAGTGCCGAAGCGTTAACGGCTAATCATGGCTACGACTTAGTGAAGTTTTTCTTTTTGCTCACCTTTGCCGCTGCGATTCCTGCCATTGTGTCTGGTGGTATCGCTGAACGCGGTAGCTTTAGACCATTCTTGTTTGCATCAGCCTTAATTGTTGCCTTTGTTTATCCGTTTTTTGAAGGGATGATTTGGAATGGCAACTTTGGTTTTCAGGCCTGGTTAAATGAGAGTTTTGGCGCTGAGTTCCATGATTTTGCTGGCTCAGTTGTAGTGCATGGTATGGGTGGTTGGTTAGCGCTGGTGGCCATTTATTTGTTGGGTTCTCGCCGTGGTCGTAAACCGGGAGTCGCGTTTGCGCCATCTAACATTCCATTTTTGGCGCTAGGGTCATGGGTGCTAATTGTTGGTTGGTTTGGTTTTAATGTAATGTCAGCGCAAACTCTTGATGGTATTAGTGGTTTAGTGGCAGTAAACAGTTTAATGGCGATGGTTGGCGGTACGATTATTGCTTTGATTGTCGGCAAAAATGACCCCGGATTTATTCATAACGGCCCGCTTGCTGGCTTAGTGGCGGTATGTGCTGGCTCTGATTTAATGCACCCTGTTGGGGCATTTGTGGTTGGCGCGGTAGCAGGGGGCTTATTTGTGTTTGTGTTTACCCAATTACAACGTAATAGCAAAATTGATGATGTGTTAGGTGTGTGGCCACTGCATGGTTTATGTGGTGTGTGGGGCGGAATCGCTGCCGGTATTTTTGGTCAACAAACACTGGGCGGTTTAGGTGGCGTTAGTTTAATGTCGCAAGTGGTTGGCACTGTTGCTGGTGTTGCTGTGGCACTGATTGGTGGCATTATTGTTTATGGTGTGGTGAATAAAATTGCCAGTTTACGCTTGGGCCAAGAGGAAGAGTTTATTGGTGCCGATTTGTCCATCCATAAAATTGGCTCAACTAACTCAGATAAATAA
- a CDS encoding TonB-dependent receptor, which yields MKSRQPIPFSLGATAVATALALSAPLYAADANTEVCTKSENVECKKDKSQEAIERIAVHGVKSSVYFYDKSGDKRRVAELVDTPQMITVLTQDQIQESGLTDLKDILSSQAGVTLGTGENGNAFGDRYIIRGHEARSDVFVDGLRDPGMTTRESFATEQVEITKGPSSTFAGRGSSGGAVNSVTKKASTSYDFGRVDAAVGTDDHTRFTIDYNVPLAEDVALRVNGLLADEDKPGREGISAERKGAQLSLVYEPSDVLSFIFDGYYMKADDVADLGSYFDQDTRKPIEDIPVYAQDSDFLSSDVRTFTLRTEYQISDSLTLYNATRVGRTENGYITTGMSGATRAETDPEVPGIKTLRLSTHNGRQDVEYWNTQFNLFWNVNILGMENKWVFGVEYTDESVDNGVYDIVNNNATNCIINGRRGESPAYCILDGNGEAIDNIDKLMGRTYSKGPSDAIYDIETISSYFMDTVNLTDNLELFFGFRYDSFDYSNDTSSSRNGDVLYEYSDSMYNGHVGLVYSLTESGNLYASYSTATNINGGESDLGASCGYGGLCGTPEQVLAADPELVENIELGTKWMLFDDSVMFSASVFQITKNDVMESVGDSYSTLGSLNTGKNRVEGIEIGMVGNITDAFSIQLSASLMDSEILASFNEDYIGKKLSNFADESAYLQLRYQINDMFVIGGGYTYQGEMYGGQPDTAAGYDNENDRYSVVVPAYQVVSLFANYNATEALTFRLNVGNVLDEEYWTAAYRSGSFMYLGDARNANLTATFEF from the coding sequence ATGAAATCTCGTCAACCCATTCCATTCTCTTTGGGCGCAACAGCCGTCGCGACAGCATTAGCGCTAAGTGCTCCTTTGTATGCTGCCGATGCCAACACTGAGGTCTGTACTAAAAGTGAAAATGTCGAATGTAAGAAAGATAAGTCTCAAGAGGCCATCGAGCGAATCGCCGTACATGGTGTAAAAAGCTCAGTCTACTTTTATGACAAATCCGGTGATAAGCGCCGAGTGGCAGAGCTAGTCGATACTCCGCAGATGATCACCGTTCTGACGCAAGATCAAATTCAAGAATCTGGTTTAACCGACCTTAAAGACATTCTGTCCTCTCAAGCGGGTGTGACTTTGGGGACGGGTGAAAACGGTAATGCCTTCGGTGATCGCTATATTATTCGTGGCCATGAAGCGCGTAGCGATGTGTTTGTTGATGGTCTTCGTGATCCTGGCATGACCACTCGCGAGAGTTTTGCAACTGAACAAGTTGAAATTACCAAAGGCCCAAGTTCAACTTTTGCGGGACGTGGTTCATCGGGTGGTGCGGTCAACAGTGTAACCAAAAAAGCCTCAACATCTTATGACTTTGGCCGTGTTGATGCCGCAGTCGGCACTGACGATCACACCCGCTTTACCATAGATTATAACGTGCCTCTAGCTGAGGATGTGGCCTTGCGTGTTAATGGCCTTTTGGCAGATGAAGATAAGCCGGGTCGTGAGGGCATTAGCGCAGAGAGAAAAGGTGCACAATTATCTTTGGTGTATGAGCCATCTGATGTGTTGTCATTTATTTTTGATGGTTACTACATGAAAGCCGATGATGTGGCGGACTTAGGTAGCTACTTTGACCAAGACACCCGTAAACCAATCGAAGATATTCCGGTTTATGCCCAAGACTCTGACTTTTTAAGCTCAGATGTACGCACCTTTACTTTGCGTACCGAATACCAGATTTCAGATAGTTTAACCTTATACAATGCCACTCGTGTGGGGCGTACTGAGAATGGCTACATCACCACGGGTATGAGTGGTGCCACCCGCGCAGAGACTGACCCAGAAGTGCCTGGCATTAAAACCCTGAGGCTGAGTACCCACAATGGTCGTCAAGATGTTGAATACTGGAACACACAATTTAACCTGTTTTGGAATGTGAATATTCTAGGAATGGAAAATAAATGGGTGTTTGGCGTTGAATATACCGATGAATCAGTGGATAACGGCGTTTATGATATCGTCAATAATAACGCCACTAACTGTATCATCAATGGCCGGCGTGGCGAGTCACCCGCTTATTGTATTCTGGATGGAAATGGTGAAGCGATTGATAATATTGACAAACTGATGGGCCGTACTTATTCCAAAGGGCCGTCAGACGCCATTTATGACATCGAAACCATCTCGTCTTACTTTATGGATACTGTCAATCTTACTGATAATTTGGAGCTATTTTTTGGCTTTAGATACGACAGCTTCGACTACAGTAACGACACCTCAAGTAGCCGCAATGGCGATGTGCTATATGAATATTCTGACAGCATGTACAACGGCCACGTAGGCTTAGTGTATAGCTTGACTGAATCGGGCAACCTATATGCAAGTTACAGTACCGCGACTAACATTAACGGCGGTGAGTCAGACCTTGGCGCAAGCTGTGGCTATGGTGGACTTTGTGGCACACCAGAGCAAGTACTGGCAGCAGATCCCGAGTTGGTTGAAAATATTGAACTTGGCACCAAATGGATGTTGTTTGATGACAGCGTAATGTTTTCGGCCTCGGTGTTCCAAATTACCAAAAATGATGTGATGGAAAGTGTCGGTGACAGCTATTCAACCTTAGGCAGTCTCAATACCGGTAAGAACCGAGTTGAGGGGATTGAAATTGGTATGGTGGGTAATATCACTGATGCCTTTAGTATTCAGCTTTCAGCGTCATTAATGGACTCAGAAATTCTGGCTTCATTTAATGAGGACTATATTGGTAAAAAATTGAGTAACTTTGCTGACGAAAGTGCTTACTTACAACTTCGTTATCAGATTAATGACATGTTTGTCATCGGCGGCGGTTACACCTACCAAGGTGAAATGTACGGTGGACAACCTGATACTGCAGCAGGTTATGATAATGAAAATGACCGTTACAGTGTAGTGGTGCCAGCTTACCAAGTGGTGAGTTTATTCGCGAACTACAATGCCACAGAAGCCTTAACCTTCCGCTTGAATGTGGGTAACGTACTTGATGAAGAATACTGGACAGCAGCTTATCGTTCAGGCTCATTTATGTATTTAGGCGATGCGAGAAACGCTAATTTAACGGCAACATTTGAATTTTAA
- a CDS encoding Fe2+-dependent dioxygenase encodes MIVIERILTTEEVSLFRKQLADAPWLDGKQTAMGMAASVKNNNQADANDDVVRQLANTLLAKFGSTPKVVSAALPHKIFPPCFNRYGISEEYGFHVDAAVMRIPGTNEVLRSDMSMTTFLSEPDEYDGGELIIATEFGEQQIKLPAGYAVLYPSSSLHKVTAVTRGERVAAITWMQSMVADGSLRQNLYQLDQTIQKLISQGNTARSELDQLHNVYHNLIRQFTQL; translated from the coding sequence ATGATTGTTATTGAGAGAATATTGACTACTGAAGAAGTGAGTTTATTCAGGAAGCAATTAGCTGACGCACCTTGGTTAGATGGTAAACAAACTGCCATGGGCATGGCGGCGTCAGTTAAAAATAACAATCAAGCTGATGCTAATGATGATGTGGTGCGCCAACTGGCTAATACTTTATTAGCTAAGTTTGGTAGCACCCCAAAGGTCGTTTCGGCGGCCTTACCCCATAAAATTTTTCCGCCTTGCTTTAATCGCTATGGTATATCTGAAGAATATGGTTTTCACGTAGATGCCGCAGTGATGCGCATTCCGGGTACCAATGAGGTGCTAAGAAGTGATATGTCGATGACCACGTTTTTAAGTGAGCCAGATGAGTATGACGGCGGCGAGTTAATTATTGCTACCGAGTTTGGCGAGCAGCAAATTAAGCTGCCTGCGGGTTACGCGGTATTGTATCCCTCTAGCAGTTTGCACAAGGTGACGGCAGTGACCCGTGGCGAACGAGTCGCAGCCATTACTTGGATGCAAAGCATGGTGGCTGATGGCAGTTTAAGGCAAAATCTGTATCAACTGGATCAAACCATTCAAAAACTGATTAGCCAAGGTAACACCGCGCGTAGCGAGTTAGATCAACTGCATAATGTGTATCATAACTTGATCCGTCAATTCACTCAGCTATAA